The Neodiprion fabricii isolate iyNeoFabr1 chromosome 4, iyNeoFabr1.1, whole genome shotgun sequence genome window below encodes:
- the LOC124180940 gene encoding diacylglycerol lipase-alpha isoform X8, which translates to MPGIVVFRRRWSVGSDDLVVPGVFLFVLHLIWVIVLSVLLGVLEWDRNVSCVRLLWEYVLGYMVILVISIVVELSISVLAMRGSILDTAPRAPMQYYLYFRLLVMIVEMGWLCAGIAWLVKHYSTCPIDQAKGFILGLVISNWCVLASVLVTVWCTFDAAGRSWVKMKKYQRSMREAETRGGGRLHYKRSGSRNRNWRQRKVIRAYQDSWDNRCRLLFCCMGNSDRNRNSFADIARLLSDFFRDLDVVPSDVVAGLVLLRKFQKIERELIVKQRKNDTYEFLSGVPVTPRTKFLSLTEDGDLDHFQAAIHYMHFALAAYGWPIFLITHSTGLCQLCTRLRCGCFPCRRNDDEATVVDDNCCQCNYAALRRMVEVGEVEVVYATYHVDVGETPFFVALDYTRKKVVVSIRGTLSMKDVITDLNAEAEVLPLSPPREDWLGHKGMVQAAEYIRKKLREQGIIARALAKDPTRGTHQFGLTLVGHSLGAGTAAILAILLRQEYQDLLCFSFAPPGGLLSMPAQQYTQEFITSVVVGKDVVPRIGLRQMESLRADLINAIKRSVDPKWKTIACSVMCCGCGSTPTSAANLEAGGCISEYQRDKDQARSQTVVPSDSRIALTLHRPLYPPGRIIHVVRHHTNKNEQKYESRWRQVLRKREPVYQALWAGPCDFDEVLISPVMIQDHMPDTMLNALNKVITTLGPAKPQRTGTSAHTSSAEASEVREAVEVQEVEIEPEMRALLSPPSPAKLKTAAGTPPHRLCLETSFTSLHRPPEFHRDAGRLQPSQVSRGLRWEYVGAVPRSNDGKLSRNLGEWDNIRALAPLATPETLSEASSDPPSPVPPPRPMRRTPKIPGNLSTAADDLKNNLHFAMLSAKNYFLKEETNGSHSSGNSEASYESAKSLGAGIPPPVPRRRDSVIVRREHRICTAACCRDDISENSSSPSSRISHTSHRVQDDFAKEEHDTNGSSLDFYEAQCTIQL; encoded by the exons GGTCATCGTGCTGAGCGTCCTCCTGGGGGTCCTGGAATGGGACCGCAACGTGAGCTGCGTACGGCTCCTGTGGGAATACGTCCTCGGATATATGGTGATCCTCGTCATCTCGATCGTCGTGGAGCTGTCAATCTCCGTCCTCGCGATGAGAGGGAGCATCTTGGACACCGCCCCGAGAGCGCCGATGCAGTACTATCTCTACTTTCGCCTGT TGGTGATGATCGTCGAGATGGGATGGCTCTGCGCCGGTATCGCGTGGCTGGTTAAACACTACAGTACCTGCCCGATTGACCAGGCGAAGGGTTTTATTTTGG GACTCGTGATTTCGAACTGGTGCGTGTTGGCCTCTGTGCTGGTCACGGTGTGGTGCACGTTTGACGCTGCCGGCCGATCCTGGgtcaaaatgaagaaataccAGCGGAGTATGCGGGAAGCGGAAACGCGGGGTGGTGGCAGGCTACACTACAAGCGCAGCGGAAGTAGAAACAGGAATTGGAGACAGCG AAAGGTGATACGAGCTTATCAGGATAGTTGGGACAACAGATGCAGGCTACTTTTCTGCTGCATGGGAAACTCGGACAGGAACAGG AATTCGTTCGCGGACATCGCCCGACTGTTGAGTGATTTCTTCAGGGACCTGGACGTTGTACCGTCGGATGTTGTCGCTGGATTAGTACTGCTGAGGAAGTTTCAGAAGATCGAGAGGGAGCTGATAGTCAAGCAGAGGAAAAACGACACGTACGAATTTCTTTCCGGAGTACCAGTCACCCCGAGGACCAAATTCTTATCCTTGACCGAAGACGGTGATCTTGATCACTTTCAGGCCGCCATTCATTACATGCATTTCGCTCTTGCGGCCTACGGCTGGCCAATTTTCCTCATAACTCATTCCACTGGGTTGTGTCAACTCTGCACCAG ATTGAGGTGCGGCTGTTTCCCGTGCAGAAGAAACGATGACGAGGCGACAGTCGTCGACGACAATTGCTGCCAGTGTAATTATGCGGCACTTAGACGAATGGTGGAAGTTGGCGAGGTGGAAGTCGTCTATGCGACTTACCACGTCGACGTTGGAGAAACGCCGTTCTTCGTCGCTCTGGATTACACGAGGAAAAAG GTGGTGGTTAGTATACGTGGTACTCTCAGCATGAAGGACGTGATAACCGACTTGAACGCCGAGGCGGAAGTACTGCCGTTATCACCGCCCAGGGAAGACTGGCTGGGACACAAAGGGATGGTGCAAGCGGCCGAGTATATCCGAAAGAAGCTGCGGGAGCAAGGAATCATCGCCAGAGCGTTGGCCAAA GATCCGACAAGAGGTACGCATCAGTTCGGGTTGACGTTAGTCGGGCATTCGTTGGGTGCTGGCACCGCAGCGATTCTCGCAATTTTATTGAGGCAGGAATATCAGGATCTCTTATGTTTCTCTTTCGCTCCGCCCGGCGGTCTTCTGAGCATGCCTGCCCAGCAGTATACCCAGGAATTTATCACGTCCGTCGTTGTCGGTAAGGACGTCGTTCCAAGAATAGGACTCAGACAAATGGAAAGCCTTCGTGCGGACCTCATTAACGCCATCAAAAGGAGCGTTGACCCGAAG TGGAAAACGATCGCATGCTCGGTGATGTGCTGCGGATGCGGTTCGACTCCGACTTCAGCTGCGAACCTTGAGGCTGGCGGCTGCATCAGCGAGTACCAAAGAGACAAGGACCAGGCAAGATCTCAGACGGTAGTTCCGAGCGACTCGAGGATCGCGCTGACGCTTCACAGACCGCTGTATCCTCCAGGAAGGATAATTCACGTGGTGCGACATCATACTAACAAGAACGA gCAAAAGTATGAGTCCCGTTGGAG GCAAGTCCTGAGGAAGCGTGAGCCCGTCTATCAGGCCCTCTGGGCTGGGCCCTGCGACTTTGACGAGGTCCTGATCAGTCCGGTTATGATCCAGGACCACATGCCGGACACGATGTTGAACGCCTTGAACAAG GTTATAACGACGCTGGGTCCAGCAAAGCCACAGAGGACCGGAACGTCGGCGCATACGTCTTCGGCGGAGGCCTCGGAGGTCCGGGAGGCCGTCGAGGTCCAGGAGGTCGAGATCGAGCCGGAGATGAGAGCTTTGCTGTCCCCGCCGAGTCCCGCCAAGCTTAAAACAGCCGCAGGAACGCCCCCGCACAGATTGTGCCTCGAAACGAGCTTCACGTCCCTCCACAGACCCCCAGAGTTTCACCGGGACGCGGGGCGCCTGCAACCCAGCCAAGTCTCGAGAGGGCTGCGCTGGGAATACGTCGGTGCTGTTCCGAGATCGAACGATGGAAAATT ATCCCGAAACTTGGGAGAGTGGGACAACATTCGAGCTTTGGCACCCTTGGCCACGCCGGAAACTCTGTCCGAAGCCTCGAGCGATCCTCCGTCCCCGGTTCCTCCCCCGCGGCCGATGAGGCGGACGCCGAAGATTCCTGGCAATTTATCTACCGCCGCTGATGACCTCAAGAATAATCTACACTTTGCGATGTTGTCCGCTAAGAATTACTTCCTCAAGGAGGAAACTAACGGCAGTCATAGCAGCGGAAACAGCGAGGCGAGCTATGAGAGCGCCAAAAGTCTCGGCGCCGGAATTCCTCCTCCGGTACCGAGGAGAAGAGATTCGGTCATTGTCAGGAG AGAACATAGAATTTGTACTGCAGCCTGCTGCAGGGATGACATTTCTGAAAACTCGTCCTCGCCATCCTCGAGAATATCTCACACTTCGCATAGGGTCCAAGATGACTTCGCCAAGGAGGAACACGACACAAACGGATCGAGTTTGGACTTTTACGAAGCACAG TGTACGATACAATTGTAG
- the LOC124180940 gene encoding diacylglycerol lipase-alpha isoform X10, whose protein sequence is MPGIVVFRRRWSVGSDDLVVPGVFLFVLHLIWVIVLSVLLGVLEWDRNVSCVRLLWEYVLGYMVILVISIVVELSISVLAMRGSILDTAPRAPMQYYLYFRLLVMIVEMGWLCAGIAWLVKHYSTCPIDQAKGFILGLVISNWCVLASVLVTVWCTFDAAGRSWVKMKKYQRSMREAETRGGGRLHYKRSGSRNRNWRQRKVIRAYQDSWDNRCRLLFCCMGNSDRNRNSFADIARLLSDFFRDLDVVPSDVVAGLVLLRKFQKIERELIVKQRKNDTYEFLSGVPVTPRTKFLSLTEDGDLDHFQAAIHYMHFALAAYGWPIFLITHSTGLCQLCTRLRCGCFPCRRNDDEATVVDDNCCQCNYAALRRMVEVGEVEVVYATYHVDVGETPFFVALDYTRKKVVVSIRGTLSMKDVITDLNAEAEVLPLSPPREDWLGHKGMVQAAEYIRKKLREQGIIARALAKDPTRGTHQFGLTLVGHSLGAGTAAILAILLRQEYQDLLCFSFAPPGGLLSMPAQQYTQEFITSVVVGKDVVPRIGLRQMESLRADLINAIKRSVDPKWKTIACSVMCCGCGSTPTSAANLEAGGCISEYQRDKDQARSQTVVPSDSRIALTLHRPLYPPGRIIHVVRHHTNKNEQKYESRWRQVLRKREPVYQALWAGPCDFDEVLISPVMIQDHMPDTMLNALNKIPKLGRVGQHSSFGTLGHAGNSVRSLERSSVPGSSPAADEADAEDSWQFIYRR, encoded by the exons GGTCATCGTGCTGAGCGTCCTCCTGGGGGTCCTGGAATGGGACCGCAACGTGAGCTGCGTACGGCTCCTGTGGGAATACGTCCTCGGATATATGGTGATCCTCGTCATCTCGATCGTCGTGGAGCTGTCAATCTCCGTCCTCGCGATGAGAGGGAGCATCTTGGACACCGCCCCGAGAGCGCCGATGCAGTACTATCTCTACTTTCGCCTGT TGGTGATGATCGTCGAGATGGGATGGCTCTGCGCCGGTATCGCGTGGCTGGTTAAACACTACAGTACCTGCCCGATTGACCAGGCGAAGGGTTTTATTTTGG GACTCGTGATTTCGAACTGGTGCGTGTTGGCCTCTGTGCTGGTCACGGTGTGGTGCACGTTTGACGCTGCCGGCCGATCCTGGgtcaaaatgaagaaataccAGCGGAGTATGCGGGAAGCGGAAACGCGGGGTGGTGGCAGGCTACACTACAAGCGCAGCGGAAGTAGAAACAGGAATTGGAGACAGCG AAAGGTGATACGAGCTTATCAGGATAGTTGGGACAACAGATGCAGGCTACTTTTCTGCTGCATGGGAAACTCGGACAGGAACAGG AATTCGTTCGCGGACATCGCCCGACTGTTGAGTGATTTCTTCAGGGACCTGGACGTTGTACCGTCGGATGTTGTCGCTGGATTAGTACTGCTGAGGAAGTTTCAGAAGATCGAGAGGGAGCTGATAGTCAAGCAGAGGAAAAACGACACGTACGAATTTCTTTCCGGAGTACCAGTCACCCCGAGGACCAAATTCTTATCCTTGACCGAAGACGGTGATCTTGATCACTTTCAGGCCGCCATTCATTACATGCATTTCGCTCTTGCGGCCTACGGCTGGCCAATTTTCCTCATAACTCATTCCACTGGGTTGTGTCAACTCTGCACCAG ATTGAGGTGCGGCTGTTTCCCGTGCAGAAGAAACGATGACGAGGCGACAGTCGTCGACGACAATTGCTGCCAGTGTAATTATGCGGCACTTAGACGAATGGTGGAAGTTGGCGAGGTGGAAGTCGTCTATGCGACTTACCACGTCGACGTTGGAGAAACGCCGTTCTTCGTCGCTCTGGATTACACGAGGAAAAAG GTGGTGGTTAGTATACGTGGTACTCTCAGCATGAAGGACGTGATAACCGACTTGAACGCCGAGGCGGAAGTACTGCCGTTATCACCGCCCAGGGAAGACTGGCTGGGACACAAAGGGATGGTGCAAGCGGCCGAGTATATCCGAAAGAAGCTGCGGGAGCAAGGAATCATCGCCAGAGCGTTGGCCAAA GATCCGACAAGAGGTACGCATCAGTTCGGGTTGACGTTAGTCGGGCATTCGTTGGGTGCTGGCACCGCAGCGATTCTCGCAATTTTATTGAGGCAGGAATATCAGGATCTCTTATGTTTCTCTTTCGCTCCGCCCGGCGGTCTTCTGAGCATGCCTGCCCAGCAGTATACCCAGGAATTTATCACGTCCGTCGTTGTCGGTAAGGACGTCGTTCCAAGAATAGGACTCAGACAAATGGAAAGCCTTCGTGCGGACCTCATTAACGCCATCAAAAGGAGCGTTGACCCGAAG TGGAAAACGATCGCATGCTCGGTGATGTGCTGCGGATGCGGTTCGACTCCGACTTCAGCTGCGAACCTTGAGGCTGGCGGCTGCATCAGCGAGTACCAAAGAGACAAGGACCAGGCAAGATCTCAGACGGTAGTTCCGAGCGACTCGAGGATCGCGCTGACGCTTCACAGACCGCTGTATCCTCCAGGAAGGATAATTCACGTGGTGCGACATCATACTAACAAGAACGA gCAAAAGTATGAGTCCCGTTGGAG GCAAGTCCTGAGGAAGCGTGAGCCCGTCTATCAGGCCCTCTGGGCTGGGCCCTGCGACTTTGACGAGGTCCTGATCAGTCCGGTTATGATCCAGGACCACATGCCGGACACGATGTTGAACGCCTTGAACAAG ATCCCGAAACTTGGGAGAGTGGGACAACATTCGAGCTTTGGCACCCTTGGCCACGCCGGAAACTCTGTCCGAAGCCTCGAGCGATCCTCCGTCCCCGGTTCCTCCCCCGCGGCCGATGAGGCGGACGCCGAAGATTCCTGGCAATTTATCTACCGCCGCTGA
- the LOC124180940 gene encoding diacylglycerol lipase-alpha isoform X1, with product MPGIVVFRRRWSVGSDDLVVPGVFLFVLHLIWVIVLSVLLGVLEWDRNVSCVRLLWEYVLGYMVILVISIVVELSISVLAMRGSILDTAPRAPMQYYLYFRLLVMIVEMGWLCAGIAWLVKHYSTCPIDQAKGFILGLVISNWCVLASVLVTVWCTFDAAGRSWVKMKKYQRSMREAETRGGGRLHYKRSGSRNRNWRQRKVIRAYQDSWDNRCRLLFCCMGNSDRNRNSFADIARLLSDFFRDLDVVPSDVVAGLVLLRKFQKIERELIVKQRKNDTYEFLSGVPVTPRTKFLSLTEDGDLDHFQAAIHYMHFALAAYGWPIFLITHSTGLCQLCTRLRCGCFPCRRNDDEATVVDDNCCQCNYAALRRMVEVGEVEVVYATYHVDVGETPFFVALDYTRKKVVVSIRGTLSMKDVITDLNAEAEVLPLSPPREDWLGHKGMVQAAEYIRKKLREQGIIARALAKDPTRGTHQFGLTLVGHSLGAGTAAILAILLRQEYQDLLCFSFAPPGGLLSMPAQQYTQEFITSVVVGKDVVPRIGLRQMESLRADLINAIKRSVDPKWKTIACSVMCCGCGSTPTSAANLEAGGCISEYQRDKDQARSQTVVPSDSRIALTLHRPLYPPGRIIHVVRHHTNKNEQKYESRWRQVLRKREPVYQALWAGPCDFDEVLISPVMIQDHMPDTMLNALNKVITTLGPAKPQRTGTSAHTSSAEASEVREAVEVQEVEIEPEMRALLSPPSPAKLKTAAGTPPHRLCLETSFTSLHRPPEFHRDAGRLQPSQVSRGLRWEYVGAVPRSNDGKLSRNLGEWDNIRALAPLATPETLSEASSDPPSPVPPPRPMRRTPKIPGNLSTAADDLKNNLHFAMLSAKNYFLKEETNGSHSSGNSEASYESAKSLGAGIPPPVPRRRDSVIVRREHRICTAACCRDDISENSSSPSSRISHTSHRVQDDFAKEEHDTNGSSLDFYEAQDSFGQRESSNEVFLSVRSSPECKGLMTPAVDLGVEWKRKFDPPRLGGDASLPLLHGLSPTPPHAQHNSPFFNAKRKKYVYPITMVGRGESSV from the exons GGTCATCGTGCTGAGCGTCCTCCTGGGGGTCCTGGAATGGGACCGCAACGTGAGCTGCGTACGGCTCCTGTGGGAATACGTCCTCGGATATATGGTGATCCTCGTCATCTCGATCGTCGTGGAGCTGTCAATCTCCGTCCTCGCGATGAGAGGGAGCATCTTGGACACCGCCCCGAGAGCGCCGATGCAGTACTATCTCTACTTTCGCCTGT TGGTGATGATCGTCGAGATGGGATGGCTCTGCGCCGGTATCGCGTGGCTGGTTAAACACTACAGTACCTGCCCGATTGACCAGGCGAAGGGTTTTATTTTGG GACTCGTGATTTCGAACTGGTGCGTGTTGGCCTCTGTGCTGGTCACGGTGTGGTGCACGTTTGACGCTGCCGGCCGATCCTGGgtcaaaatgaagaaataccAGCGGAGTATGCGGGAAGCGGAAACGCGGGGTGGTGGCAGGCTACACTACAAGCGCAGCGGAAGTAGAAACAGGAATTGGAGACAGCG AAAGGTGATACGAGCTTATCAGGATAGTTGGGACAACAGATGCAGGCTACTTTTCTGCTGCATGGGAAACTCGGACAGGAACAGG AATTCGTTCGCGGACATCGCCCGACTGTTGAGTGATTTCTTCAGGGACCTGGACGTTGTACCGTCGGATGTTGTCGCTGGATTAGTACTGCTGAGGAAGTTTCAGAAGATCGAGAGGGAGCTGATAGTCAAGCAGAGGAAAAACGACACGTACGAATTTCTTTCCGGAGTACCAGTCACCCCGAGGACCAAATTCTTATCCTTGACCGAAGACGGTGATCTTGATCACTTTCAGGCCGCCATTCATTACATGCATTTCGCTCTTGCGGCCTACGGCTGGCCAATTTTCCTCATAACTCATTCCACTGGGTTGTGTCAACTCTGCACCAG ATTGAGGTGCGGCTGTTTCCCGTGCAGAAGAAACGATGACGAGGCGACAGTCGTCGACGACAATTGCTGCCAGTGTAATTATGCGGCACTTAGACGAATGGTGGAAGTTGGCGAGGTGGAAGTCGTCTATGCGACTTACCACGTCGACGTTGGAGAAACGCCGTTCTTCGTCGCTCTGGATTACACGAGGAAAAAG GTGGTGGTTAGTATACGTGGTACTCTCAGCATGAAGGACGTGATAACCGACTTGAACGCCGAGGCGGAAGTACTGCCGTTATCACCGCCCAGGGAAGACTGGCTGGGACACAAAGGGATGGTGCAAGCGGCCGAGTATATCCGAAAGAAGCTGCGGGAGCAAGGAATCATCGCCAGAGCGTTGGCCAAA GATCCGACAAGAGGTACGCATCAGTTCGGGTTGACGTTAGTCGGGCATTCGTTGGGTGCTGGCACCGCAGCGATTCTCGCAATTTTATTGAGGCAGGAATATCAGGATCTCTTATGTTTCTCTTTCGCTCCGCCCGGCGGTCTTCTGAGCATGCCTGCCCAGCAGTATACCCAGGAATTTATCACGTCCGTCGTTGTCGGTAAGGACGTCGTTCCAAGAATAGGACTCAGACAAATGGAAAGCCTTCGTGCGGACCTCATTAACGCCATCAAAAGGAGCGTTGACCCGAAG TGGAAAACGATCGCATGCTCGGTGATGTGCTGCGGATGCGGTTCGACTCCGACTTCAGCTGCGAACCTTGAGGCTGGCGGCTGCATCAGCGAGTACCAAAGAGACAAGGACCAGGCAAGATCTCAGACGGTAGTTCCGAGCGACTCGAGGATCGCGCTGACGCTTCACAGACCGCTGTATCCTCCAGGAAGGATAATTCACGTGGTGCGACATCATACTAACAAGAACGA gCAAAAGTATGAGTCCCGTTGGAG GCAAGTCCTGAGGAAGCGTGAGCCCGTCTATCAGGCCCTCTGGGCTGGGCCCTGCGACTTTGACGAGGTCCTGATCAGTCCGGTTATGATCCAGGACCACATGCCGGACACGATGTTGAACGCCTTGAACAAG GTTATAACGACGCTGGGTCCAGCAAAGCCACAGAGGACCGGAACGTCGGCGCATACGTCTTCGGCGGAGGCCTCGGAGGTCCGGGAGGCCGTCGAGGTCCAGGAGGTCGAGATCGAGCCGGAGATGAGAGCTTTGCTGTCCCCGCCGAGTCCCGCCAAGCTTAAAACAGCCGCAGGAACGCCCCCGCACAGATTGTGCCTCGAAACGAGCTTCACGTCCCTCCACAGACCCCCAGAGTTTCACCGGGACGCGGGGCGCCTGCAACCCAGCCAAGTCTCGAGAGGGCTGCGCTGGGAATACGTCGGTGCTGTTCCGAGATCGAACGATGGAAAATT ATCCCGAAACTTGGGAGAGTGGGACAACATTCGAGCTTTGGCACCCTTGGCCACGCCGGAAACTCTGTCCGAAGCCTCGAGCGATCCTCCGTCCCCGGTTCCTCCCCCGCGGCCGATGAGGCGGACGCCGAAGATTCCTGGCAATTTATCTACCGCCGCTGATGACCTCAAGAATAATCTACACTTTGCGATGTTGTCCGCTAAGAATTACTTCCTCAAGGAGGAAACTAACGGCAGTCATAGCAGCGGAAACAGCGAGGCGAGCTATGAGAGCGCCAAAAGTCTCGGCGCCGGAATTCCTCCTCCGGTACCGAGGAGAAGAGATTCGGTCATTGTCAGGAG AGAACATAGAATTTGTACTGCAGCCTGCTGCAGGGATGACATTTCTGAAAACTCGTCCTCGCCATCCTCGAGAATATCTCACACTTCGCATAGGGTCCAAGATGACTTCGCCAAGGAGGAACACGACACAAACGGATCGAGTTTGGACTTTTACGAAGCACAG GATTCGTTCGGCCAACGGGAAAGCAGCAACGAAGTCTTTCTGAGCGTCCGGAGTTCCCCGGAGTGCAAGGGTCTGATGACGCCGGCGGTCGACCTGGGGGTCGAATGGAAACGGAAATTTGATCCTCCGAGACTCGGCGGAGACGCCTCCCTGCCCCTTCTTCACGGCCTGTCGCCGACGCCTCCTCACGCGCAGCACAATTCGCCTTTCTTCAACGCGAAACGAAAGAAGTACGTTTACCCGATCACGATGGTCGGCAGGGGTGAAAGTAGTGTATAG